One segment of Candidatus Manganitrophus noduliformans DNA contains the following:
- a CDS encoding conjugal transfer protein TraG N-terminal domain-containing protein produces MKSLKRSVFSILLSIVSPALLTVSPVEAIEMEYYTYNGFDAVVNAFSKVALIFSDDSYEGLFFTITVLGILLGGIVVYFLALSGAKISLFSWAWPIGIGVTLYLALIIPKGTLHIYDPVKNQYQPVGGIPDGLVAVIGAFNKVERGLVDIVSTAADPVGFQRQAGGTGFDMLLNLHSKGVLLSDQYLHQSLRKYVEDCVYFELARPGGTLTVNQLAANTDFLPLFERAANPAIYTVFYEEASPQGITLTCGEAIASIRTEILDPGQFENTSRARCAEAGFDPAIPSEYNQCRTMLSDLVSWFEGAVFDAAQIYRQTVIAQTISDVVLSSSPDTAIRILASREAGNSMLSTSVMANEWIPIIRAVTTAMAIGLLPFLVLFIPTPLFGKAAALITGFFVWLTAWGITDAIAHQFAVDYAVHAFEQVRQYQLGVAAVSSFGTASLKTLAAFGAIRWSGLMLATVITTMLVRFGGHALSMLAGDITSAPQRGGQSAGRLATPEGQSVTLRAAEESPPVMANSYRFPFEQRVESKSNQMARGVGEGIGLMDPVSSFDMGLIQGQFSRGSAKGTKWFAEDIAGGNVTAASTQSQYFRQSALFGGAEGRFHFAKSVLGLNTPAESARFEATGRVITPLMAGHAASQGYKGILPGMHITGAGFDPKTGKAFSLSFAGPVTPENVSALRELFKSGGHQSAAEMLKPGMIATYSVDPQTGKGTFHATDNASTQSEDFGEKTIHPEKGLSVDTPHGSYRLKAGKIQEVGGQVYINGTTEDGKHIQLKGASADTYKVTPGWKRMDDGTYRLSADPDVALYELQMKPSDSGNDHGRRTSLIKDRNGDITSIGLNLTRAETEKGVSSYESLNPEGLKNLARVLKSQGAPKHVVNTMEYLAEQGKSAQVEYTAPADGGSPGHLSVRSGGSATVFDFSLSQTGWEEVTKTHSSHLSGSRTISEDIDKSNVDHGVHIGSAMQMALNRDPAIAKFVSDHTLAKYKPETFDANVAATAKDIAQDVGGFLQRQGVSLGYTEASASGGLKIFSVGASGTAGRESRESETTDLLKGEYDRLIRQSVSEAREKDLSRGETEKYVAGKVGELTQSLYDQARKTSSLDYGASAPVGAAKRAIESIPFDPSRTDFEELKNKPD; encoded by the coding sequence GTGAAATCACTCAAAAGATCAGTATTCTCCATTCTCTTATCGATCGTATCGCCGGCTTTGCTCACCGTCTCTCCGGTTGAAGCGATCGAGATGGAATATTACACCTACAACGGCTTCGACGCGGTTGTCAACGCGTTCTCCAAAGTTGCGCTTATCTTCAGCGACGACAGCTACGAGGGTCTTTTCTTTACGATCACGGTCTTGGGGATCCTTCTTGGAGGGATCGTCGTCTATTTTCTGGCGCTCTCGGGGGCGAAGATCTCCCTCTTCTCCTGGGCTTGGCCGATCGGCATCGGGGTGACGCTCTATCTCGCGCTTATTATCCCCAAAGGGACGCTTCATATTTACGATCCGGTCAAAAATCAATATCAACCGGTCGGAGGAATTCCTGATGGATTGGTGGCTGTCATCGGCGCTTTCAATAAGGTCGAGCGGGGCCTGGTCGATATCGTCTCCACCGCCGCAGACCCGGTCGGATTTCAACGCCAGGCCGGGGGGACCGGCTTCGACATGCTCCTGAATCTCCACTCCAAGGGGGTGCTCCTCTCCGACCAGTATCTTCATCAGTCGTTGAGAAAATATGTGGAGGATTGCGTCTACTTTGAACTGGCCCGTCCGGGGGGAACCCTCACCGTGAATCAACTGGCCGCCAATACAGATTTCCTCCCTTTGTTCGAGAGAGCGGCCAATCCCGCCATTTACACCGTTTTCTATGAAGAGGCCTCCCCGCAGGGGATCACGCTGACATGCGGCGAGGCGATCGCCTCGATCAGAACCGAAATCCTCGATCCCGGCCAGTTCGAGAACACCTCCCGCGCGCGCTGCGCGGAGGCCGGGTTCGACCCGGCGATCCCCTCGGAATACAACCAGTGCAGGACGATGCTCTCCGATCTGGTCAGTTGGTTCGAAGGGGCCGTCTTCGACGCCGCCCAGATATATCGCCAGACCGTCATCGCGCAGACGATCTCCGATGTGGTCCTCTCCTCCAGCCCCGATACCGCGATCAGAATCCTGGCATCCCGAGAGGCGGGGAACAGCATGCTTTCTACGAGTGTGATGGCGAACGAGTGGATTCCGATCATCCGTGCGGTCACGACCGCGATGGCGATCGGCCTGCTCCCTTTTTTAGTCCTTTTTATTCCCACCCCTCTGTTCGGCAAAGCGGCCGCATTGATCACGGGATTCTTCGTCTGGCTGACCGCATGGGGGATTACCGATGCGATCGCTCATCAATTCGCCGTCGATTACGCCGTCCATGCATTCGAGCAGGTCCGGCAATATCAGCTTGGTGTGGCGGCGGTCTCTTCTTTCGGGACCGCGTCTTTAAAAACCCTGGCCGCTTTCGGGGCGATCCGTTGGTCGGGGCTGATGCTCGCTACCGTGATCACCACCATGCTGGTCCGCTTCGGCGGCCACGCGCTCAGCATGCTCGCGGGAGATATCACGTCGGCCCCCCAGCGGGGCGGCCAGTCGGCCGGACGTCTCGCCACCCCGGAAGGACAGTCGGTCACTCTGCGGGCGGCCGAGGAGTCGCCTCCGGTGATGGCCAATTCTTACAGGTTTCCTTTTGAGCAACGGGTCGAATCGAAATCGAATCAGATGGCCCGTGGTGTCGGCGAAGGGATCGGGCTGATGGATCCGGTTTCCTCCTTCGATATGGGATTGATTCAAGGGCAGTTCTCACGAGGATCGGCAAAGGGGACGAAATGGTTTGCGGAAGATATCGCCGGAGGGAACGTCACAGCGGCGTCAACGCAGTCGCAGTACTTCAGGCAGAGCGCTTTATTCGGAGGCGCGGAGGGACGGTTTCACTTTGCCAAGAGCGTCTTGGGTCTTAACACGCCGGCGGAATCGGCTCGCTTCGAAGCTACCGGCCGGGTGATCACCCCTCTGATGGCCGGTCATGCCGCATCGCAGGGGTATAAAGGGATTCTTCCGGGAATGCATATCACGGGCGCCGGGTTCGATCCGAAAACGGGTAAAGCCTTCTCGCTTTCGTTTGCGGGGCCTGTCACCCCGGAAAATGTGAGCGCATTGAGGGAGTTGTTCAAGAGCGGCGGACATCAGAGCGCGGCGGAGATGTTAAAGCCAGGCATGATCGCAACCTACTCCGTCGATCCCCAGACGGGGAAAGGGACGTTTCACGCGACGGATAACGCTTCCACTCAGAGCGAGGACTTCGGAGAGAAGACGATTCATCCGGAGAAGGGGCTGTCCGTTGACACGCCTCACGGAAGTTACCGGTTAAAGGCGGGAAAGATTCAGGAGGTCGGAGGTCAGGTCTACATCAATGGGACGACCGAAGACGGAAAACACATCCAGCTCAAGGGAGCATCGGCGGATACATATAAGGTCACGCCGGGGTGGAAGCGCATGGACGATGGGACATACCGGTTGAGTGCCGATCCCGACGTCGCCCTGTATGAACTGCAGATGAAACCGTCCGATTCCGGAAACGATCACGGTCGGAGAACCAGCCTTATCAAAGATCGGAATGGAGATATCACTTCAATCGGTTTAAACCTGACCCGGGCCGAAACGGAGAAAGGGGTCAGCAGTTACGAATCACTCAATCCGGAAGGGCTCAAAAATCTCGCTCGGGTGCTTAAATCGCAGGGAGCGCCCAAGCATGTGGTGAACACGATGGAATATCTGGCGGAGCAGGGAAAATCGGCCCAAGTGGAGTACACCGCTCCGGCTGATGGCGGAAGTCCCGGACACCTGTCGGTCCGCTCAGGCGGGAGCGCCACCGTCTTCGATTTCTCTCTTTCGCAAACCGGATGGGAAGAAGTCACCAAAACCCATAGCAGTCACCTCAGCGGTTCGAGAACCATTTCCGAAGATATCGATAAAAGCAATGTCGATCATGGAGTCCATATCGGTTCTGCCATGCAAATGGCATTGAATCGGGATCCGGCGATCGCGAAGTTTGTCTCGGACCACACGCTGGCTAAATATAAGCCGGAGACTTTCGATGCGAATGTAGCCGCAACCGCGAAAGATATAGCACAGGATGTCGGGGGATTTTTGCAAAGACAAGGAGTGAGCCTTGGATATACAGAAGCAAGCGCGTCAGGTGGTCTTAAGATCTTCTCAGTTGGAGCATCCGGGACTGCTGGCAGGGAATCCCGCGAGTCTGAAACGACAGATCTTTTGAAGGGGGAATATGACCGGTTGATCCGACAATCCGTATCGGAGGCCAGAGAGAAAGATCTCAGCAGAGGGGAAACGGAAAAATATGTGGCCGGAAAGGTCGGCGAACTAACACAGAGCCTCTATGATCAAGCCAGGAAAACTTCTTCAC
- a CDS encoding conjugal transfer protein TraH, with protein sequence MVKRTIITTLVLIVIPLQVYSGWVDDWIDQKTETSPGYFEGQKRGYFNGGSFSARWYNSNDFIASFNPPRVKTGCGGIDVFGGAVSFMDFDRLVQKLQTMLTNAPAVAFDIAFNTLCEPCAKSIKSFEAITDTLNQLQFNDCQASQVVVAKTFQGLGAENAKVRAMAESDFALTRGVRDLRAELTDIWKTHDNQQTTNDADQIVGCPAGIREVFATPGRTVLAAMAEKKSYPLEYIDLARGFTGDILISEAESENGTRQIFPLFVPPCEQNKPEAVENFFSGQAYRRPADGSACTLITDANANLSLWANNKLNGIVTKMRTGFSLSPEEETFINTLPVPAYSALKVAVISDQPGSITALLSNMTARAYAYGMMSDLYHMALQNITTSQSLISAQGQQMKSDCQMDLMTPAIAQTERLAERIQESVGLIQRAYAAMAGEVNTILEVSMRFEQFNRIARSQLSEVFQPSLVNRTMGSR encoded by the coding sequence ATGGTAAAAAGGACGATTATCACAACCTTAGTTCTGATCGTTATTCCTTTGCAGGTTTACTCCGGCTGGGTGGACGACTGGATCGATCAGAAGACGGAGACCTCTCCCGGATATTTCGAGGGGCAGAAGAGAGGATACTTCAACGGCGGCAGCTTCTCCGCCCGGTGGTACAACAGCAACGATTTCATCGCCAGCTTCAATCCGCCGCGGGTCAAAACCGGCTGCGGCGGCATCGATGTTTTCGGGGGCGCCGTCTCGTTTATGGATTTCGACCGTCTCGTCCAGAAGCTTCAGACGATGTTGACCAATGCCCCGGCGGTCGCGTTCGATATCGCATTCAACACCCTGTGCGAGCCGTGCGCCAAAAGCATCAAATCGTTCGAAGCGATCACCGACACCCTCAACCAGCTTCAGTTCAACGACTGCCAGGCCTCTCAGGTGGTCGTCGCGAAAACATTTCAGGGCCTCGGGGCGGAAAACGCCAAAGTCAGGGCGATGGCGGAGTCTGATTTTGCCCTCACCCGGGGCGTGCGGGACCTGCGGGCCGAACTGACCGATATTTGGAAGACCCATGACAACCAGCAGACCACGAACGACGCCGATCAGATCGTCGGGTGTCCCGCCGGAATCAGGGAGGTCTTCGCCACTCCAGGGAGAACGGTCCTGGCTGCGATGGCGGAGAAGAAGAGCTACCCTTTAGAGTACATCGATCTGGCGCGGGGCTTCACCGGCGATATCCTGATCTCCGAAGCCGAATCCGAAAACGGCACCCGGCAGATCTTTCCGCTCTTCGTTCCTCCCTGCGAGCAGAACAAACCCGAAGCGGTCGAGAATTTCTTCTCAGGACAGGCTTACAGAAGGCCCGCGGACGGCTCCGCCTGTACCTTGATCACCGACGCCAACGCCAATCTCTCCTTATGGGCCAACAATAAACTCAACGGAATCGTCACCAAAATGAGAACCGGATTCTCCCTCAGCCCGGAAGAGGAGACTTTTATCAACACTCTCCCCGTACCGGCTTATTCGGCTCTGAAGGTCGCGGTGATCTCGGACCAGCCCGGCAGCATCACGGCGCTGCTCTCGAACATGACGGCGCGGGCCTACGCTTACGGGATGATGTCGGACCTCTATCATATGGCGCTGCAAAACATCACCACGTCGCAATCGCTGATCTCAGCGCAAGGGCAGCAGATGAAATCCGACTGCCAGATGGACCTGATGACGCCGGCGATCGCTCAGACGGAGAGACTGGCGGAGCGGATTCAGGAATCGGTCGGACTGATTCAACGCGCTTATGCCGCAATGGCCGGTGAAGTGAATACGATCCTGGAAGTCTCGATGCGGTTCGAGCAGTTCAACCGGATCGCCCGATCCCAACTGTCAGAGGTCTTTCAGCCCTCCTTGGTGAATCGAACGATGGGGAGCCGTTGA
- a CDS encoding conjugal transfer protein TraF, which translates to MLSRSLIPFFSVLFLTASVHAAELPPEASKHGWWWYEKEPQETQERQDTRRLPSLSEHTPGELWNMHPDDFQALLMAFQKKAVMAPTIENVREYYIVQDIARRKALAFANVAAAVIQKFPELSLEKDFPNAIPGKLAKVRRQSEELASKINQAKERFALVYFYSPSCGYCSEQSEILNFFVSKYRWQVRAVDISRNSSLAEMFHVRAVPYIMLIHKESEEFMPVAIGVVSLAQMEERVFRGIRLLEKEISPEEYSMYEFERGGGFDPGALLKVNEPYP; encoded by the coding sequence ATGTTATCGCGATCGCTCATCCCATTTTTTAGCGTGTTGTTCCTGACGGCCTCTGTTCATGCCGCGGAGCTTCCACCGGAAGCGTCCAAGCACGGATGGTGGTGGTACGAGAAGGAGCCTCAAGAGACGCAAGAGAGACAGGATACGCGGAGGCTTCCCTCCCTCTCCGAGCATACGCCCGGGGAGCTCTGGAATATGCATCCGGACGATTTTCAGGCGCTCTTGATGGCGTTTCAGAAGAAGGCGGTGATGGCCCCCACGATCGAGAATGTAAGGGAGTACTACATCGTTCAGGATATCGCGAGACGAAAAGCGCTGGCCTTCGCCAATGTCGCCGCGGCCGTGATTCAGAAATTTCCGGAGCTCTCCCTGGAGAAGGACTTTCCCAACGCGATCCCCGGGAAGCTGGCCAAGGTCCGGCGGCAATCGGAGGAGCTTGCCTCCAAGATCAACCAGGCAAAAGAGCGCTTTGCGCTCGTCTACTTTTACTCTCCTTCCTGCGGGTACTGCTCGGAGCAAAGCGAGATCTTGAACTTTTTCGTTTCGAAATACCGCTGGCAGGTCAGAGCGGTCGATATCTCCAGGAATTCCTCTCTCGCGGAGATGTTTCACGTCCGCGCGGTCCCCTACATCATGCTGATTCACAAAGAGAGCGAAGAGTTCATGCCGGTTGCGATCGGAGTGGTCTCACTGGCCCAGATGGAGGAGCGGGTCTTTCGGGGCATTCGTCTTTTGGAAAAAGAGATCTCTCCGGAAGAGTATTCGATGTACGAATTCGAGCGGGGGGGAGGATTCGATCCGGGGGCGCTCCTCAAGGTGAATGAACCCTATCCATAA
- a CDS encoding S26 family signal peptidase — protein sequence MRKVWSLKLIIFMTALLAAGAWIPQRFTVTITPSLRHRIYLLDRSPSKAQIVRHSYVLFEPHSKLLQGAKTTRTLKQAACVEGDVLIVKEGLYYCNGTYLGQAKDYSLKGEKLERFEFQGEIPKDRLFVFGEHVDSFDSRYLGFVRKEDVIAIAHPIF from the coding sequence ATGCGGAAAGTCTGGTCCCTTAAGCTGATCATATTCATGACGGCGCTGCTCGCGGCCGGCGCCTGGATTCCCCAGCGCTTTACGGTGACGATCACCCCTTCCTTGCGGCATCGAATCTATCTCCTGGACAGATCGCCTTCCAAAGCGCAGATCGTCCGTCACAGCTACGTGCTCTTCGAGCCCCACTCGAAATTATTGCAAGGGGCGAAGACCACGCGGACCCTCAAGCAGGCCGCCTGCGTAGAAGGGGATGTTCTTATTGTGAAAGAGGGGTTGTACTACTGCAACGGCACCTATCTGGGGCAGGCGAAAGATTACTCGCTGAAAGGAGAGAAGCTGGAGCGCTTCGAGTTTCAGGGTGAGATTCCGAAAGACCGCCTGTTTGTTTTTGGGGAGCATGTCGACAGTTTCGATTCACGGTATCTCGGATTTGTGAGGAAAGAAGATGTTATCGCGATCGCTCATCCCATTTTTTAG
- a CDS encoding TrbC family F-type conjugative pilus assembly protein, protein MRRRRSEKRSLPRGPIFERVRIIFKVVVLAIGLMIALASDRDAGAETRRAVIDAPDSCHPLKKVERDAVFLESTGETCLRMIGKVPVEVDSSVRTVRIYVDGRFWREQELTELDMEEISKIAKRAEEMAADLKVLENRHRPEMQAEAGKLAGEFHSEGSQKKLEAETERIKEALFKKRRDQSAGSAERESADSPQRAGPSQGPPAESRYLQPDERIYLFVSSSVPMTTLRNYASDLSRLADPNISMVMRGMIGGMKYVRPTTEFVSKVIVKDANCKVFRDRCDAHQVNFVIDPLLFRKYRITQVPAVVYAPRTGAAEPDRSEGLTPTEKEFYVLYGDASLEYLLETLRRETKSRSLGRAASALSHQESPPERER, encoded by the coding sequence GTGCGGCGTAGACGTTCCGAAAAAAGAAGCCTTCCGCGGGGTCCGATATTCGAGCGAGTACGGATCATCTTTAAAGTGGTCGTCCTCGCGATCGGCCTGATGATCGCGCTTGCATCCGACCGGGACGCTGGCGCGGAGACGAGGAGAGCGGTCATCGATGCGCCCGATTCATGCCACCCTTTGAAAAAAGTGGAAAGGGATGCCGTTTTCCTCGAATCGACCGGAGAAACGTGTCTCCGAATGATCGGCAAGGTTCCCGTGGAAGTCGATTCTTCCGTCCGAACGGTCCGGATCTATGTAGACGGCCGGTTCTGGAGGGAGCAGGAGCTTACTGAACTCGACATGGAGGAGATCAGCAAAATTGCGAAGCGCGCGGAAGAGATGGCGGCGGACCTCAAGGTTTTGGAGAATCGACACCGGCCGGAAATGCAGGCCGAGGCCGGTAAGCTGGCCGGGGAATTTCATTCGGAAGGGTCTCAGAAGAAGCTTGAGGCCGAGACGGAGAGGATCAAAGAGGCCCTCTTCAAAAAGCGGCGCGATCAGAGTGCCGGTTCGGCGGAAAGGGAAAGCGCGGACTCCCCCCAAAGAGCAGGCCCATCGCAGGGGCCTCCGGCGGAGAGTCGGTATCTTCAACCGGACGAGCGGATCTATCTTTTCGTCTCCTCCTCCGTTCCAATGACCACGCTCCGGAACTACGCCTCTGATCTGAGCAGGCTCGCCGATCCGAATATCTCGATGGTGATGCGGGGGATGATCGGCGGGATGAAATATGTCCGGCCCACCACCGAATTTGTCTCGAAAGTGATCGTGAAGGACGCAAACTGCAAAGTCTTTCGGGACCGGTGCGACGCCCATCAGGTGAACTTCGTGATCGATCCCCTCCTTTTTCGGAAGTACCGGATCACGCAGGTTCCGGCCGTGGTCTATGCGCCTCGTACGGGCGCCGCCGAGCCGGACCGGAGCGAAGGGCTGACGCCGACGGAGAAAGAGTTCTATGTCCTTTATGGAGACGCCTCGCTTGAGTACCTGCTCGAAACACTGCGTCGCGAGACGAAAAGCCGCTCTTTAGGAAGGGCCGCTTCCGCCTTGAGTCACCAAGAAAGTCCTCCGGAGAGAGAACGATGA
- a CDS encoding TraU family protein yields the protein MTDICWNCVFPIRIGGVTVIPGDVPDTPDLSRLPVCVCPIPVPPFLRSGIPVSYWEPARFVETVKNPFYFPSLGAGMPNLVAPGFLAGTHSQIASGNQIDTSTFAQAHWFIFPVWTLLELLTDFVCLEESGFDVTYLSEVDPLWNNDILSLIMSPEALLFANPVAQMSCVADSVAANGGLPISALYWCMGSWGSAYPLTGHVNDDNYVQANAAIAARMIYKMGRMGALHDTAVNLCAAVPTPIWVKQNYRLHAAKPVRDVTCSPIGRSSLIWGAGNNPPFSAGGNSSDNFLWMIFRKRACCAA from the coding sequence GTGACCGACATCTGCTGGAACTGCGTCTTTCCAATCCGGATCGGAGGGGTCACCGTCATCCCCGGAGATGTTCCGGACACCCCGGATCTCTCGCGCCTTCCGGTCTGCGTCTGTCCCATCCCGGTCCCCCCCTTTCTCCGCTCCGGGATCCCGGTCAGTTACTGGGAGCCGGCACGGTTCGTGGAGACGGTGAAGAATCCCTTCTATTTTCCTTCTCTGGGAGCCGGCATGCCGAACCTGGTCGCTCCCGGTTTCCTGGCGGGGACCCACTCTCAGATCGCCTCCGGAAATCAGATCGATACCTCCACCTTCGCCCAGGCGCACTGGTTCATCTTTCCGGTCTGGACGCTGCTGGAGCTTCTGACCGATTTTGTCTGCCTGGAGGAGAGCGGGTTCGACGTCACGTATCTTTCCGAGGTCGACCCACTCTGGAACAATGACATCCTCTCACTGATCATGAGCCCGGAGGCGCTGCTCTTTGCCAATCCGGTCGCACAGATGTCGTGTGTAGCCGATTCCGTGGCGGCCAACGGCGGCCTCCCGATCTCCGCCCTCTACTGGTGCATGGGAAGCTGGGGGTCGGCCTATCCGCTTACCGGCCATGTCAACGACGATAATTATGTCCAGGCCAATGCCGCGATCGCGGCGAGGATGATCTACAAGATGGGGAGGATGGGAGCGCTGCACGATACGGCGGTCAATCTCTGCGCCGCGGTCCCCACCCCCATCTGGGTGAAGCAGAACTACCGGCTTCACGCGGCGAAGCCGGTCAGAGATGTCACCTGTTCTCCGATCGGGCGATCGAGCCTGATCTGGGGAGCGGGAAACAACCCCCCTTTTTCCGCGGGCGGCAATTCGAGCGATAACTTTTTGTGGATGATCTTCCGGAAGAGGGCCTGCTGTGCGGCGTAG
- the traN gene encoding conjugal transfer protein TraN: MIRTGPAPAQPDPRQAAEDSANRALSKFGSSEGIRENASNPLTAEGTLMTTIDNDTSFNARMSCPSSSRFLNVSVSSTLTGDLFPVSIGQDIDLDGTADAAYQPSFPVSGVCSNGVISCDPGRWNNCRYYKWIAQPSGRADLSSVPMEQLGGCYCVNNSCGAPLAANLPVALKDLGGGVVGAIQSINPKYAVTDVRIEGTSINYYGQNSGACSAVPSGGGSTTPEEYYADPGGLGIDTQAELMTQAADPDSGYSVITGSLAAERTASDLSVCAIDRTVSIATAASFCENPPPAGAIASREETVYLKVYAGSDRSNNDCRCSNVTGYCTPPPAALFATVPEGAVYVGTSAENFRDRSRRRGRDRCTYDIYDYYSLCTRTSDILSETVTDACNGLDSDPKCRLRDESVDIVDTYLNYQPTGLTPLPSCRTFTGEVQAHSVCRDFWEKKRSYLCETGEGYGFGDIQRRMEAVTASVTDNTDSLYYRDLRRDASGNWIDEEKTVGLPEKDSFPACRKACKTRKAISDTDAGIPGNTSQFRTSTDSDAFFVKTCTEGEVCPLDPGEEIVKDCGCINDFSEAASLMEVLKSAGKDLACEGPVDPDTGSCLGLISIFKGDGAFCRNTVGGGATRNCCVLDEALLSCNAEEEALQSRRRDRLCHEVGTYCSRCAFGNEPGCGGPGNFCVERSAAFCCFGSKLSRIVQEQGRAQLQSFVPDGLWDLDPGEGVSPNCAGYSPAQLQMIDFSRIDLSEYFGDIRARSQDRIEQEMGNQIDEFYRNTRP; encoded by the coding sequence ATGATCCGGACCGGGCCGGCACCGGCTCAACCCGACCCCAGGCAGGCGGCGGAGGATTCCGCGAATCGGGCGCTCTCGAAATTCGGCTCCTCCGAGGGGATCCGGGAGAACGCCTCCAATCCCCTGACTGCCGAGGGGACCCTGATGACGACGATCGACAACGACACCTCTTTCAATGCCCGGATGAGTTGTCCTTCCTCCAGCCGTTTTCTGAATGTATCGGTTTCTTCCACGCTTACAGGGGACCTCTTCCCGGTCTCAATCGGCCAGGATATCGACCTGGACGGAACGGCCGATGCCGCCTATCAGCCTTCCTTTCCGGTCTCGGGCGTTTGCAGCAACGGAGTCATCTCCTGCGATCCCGGCCGGTGGAACAACTGCCGCTATTACAAGTGGATCGCGCAGCCTTCGGGCAGGGCCGATCTTTCGTCGGTGCCGATGGAACAGCTCGGCGGCTGTTACTGTGTCAATAACAGCTGCGGCGCCCCGCTCGCCGCGAACCTCCCTGTCGCCTTGAAGGATCTTGGGGGAGGGGTCGTGGGGGCCATCCAATCCATCAACCCGAAATATGCGGTGACCGATGTGAGAATCGAGGGAACGTCGATCAATTACTACGGCCAGAACTCCGGGGCCTGCTCGGCCGTTCCGTCCGGGGGCGGCTCGACCACCCCCGAGGAATATTACGCCGACCCTGGGGGCCTCGGCATCGACACTCAAGCCGAGTTGATGACCCAAGCGGCCGACCCCGACAGCGGCTACAGCGTGATCACAGGGTCGCTCGCCGCGGAGAGGACCGCCTCCGATCTGAGCGTCTGCGCAATCGACAGAACGGTCTCGATCGCGACGGCGGCCTCGTTTTGCGAAAATCCCCCGCCGGCCGGGGCGATCGCTTCCAGGGAGGAGACTGTTTACCTGAAAGTTTACGCGGGATCGGATCGATCCAATAACGACTGCCGGTGTTCCAATGTGACCGGTTACTGCACGCCCCCCCCGGCCGCCCTTTTCGCGACGGTCCCGGAAGGAGCGGTCTATGTTGGGACTTCCGCCGAAAATTTCCGCGATCGGTCGAGGAGGCGGGGCCGGGACCGCTGCACCTATGACATCTATGACTATTACTCTCTCTGTACCCGGACCAGCGATATTCTGAGCGAGACGGTCACCGACGCCTGCAACGGCCTCGATTCCGATCCGAAGTGCCGCTTGAGAGACGAATCGGTCGATATCGTCGATACCTATCTGAATTATCAGCCGACCGGCCTGACACCGCTTCCCTCCTGCCGGACCTTCACCGGCGAGGTCCAAGCCCATTCGGTCTGCCGCGACTTCTGGGAAAAGAAGAGGAGCTACCTCTGTGAGACGGGGGAGGGTTACGGCTTCGGCGACATTCAGAGACGGATGGAGGCCGTCACGGCGAGCGTGACAGACAACACAGATTCTCTCTACTACCGGGATCTGAGAAGAGATGCGTCGGGAAACTGGATTGACGAGGAAAAGACGGTCGGTCTTCCGGAAAAGGATTCCTTCCCAGCCTGCCGGAAAGCGTGCAAGACCCGAAAGGCGATCTCCGATACGGACGCCGGGATTCCGGGAAACACGTCACAGTTCAGGACCTCTACCGACAGCGATGCGTTCTTCGTTAAGACCTGCACCGAGGGGGAGGTCTGTCCGCTCGATCCGGGAGAGGAGATCGTCAAGGACTGTGGGTGCATCAATGATTTTTCGGAGGCCGCCTCCTTGATGGAGGTGTTGAAATCGGCCGGGAAAGATCTGGCCTGCGAGGGACCGGTCGATCCCGATACCGGGTCGTGCCTGGGGCTGATCTCCATCTTCAAGGGAGACGGGGCGTTCTGCCGGAATACCGTCGGGGGTGGCGCGACCCGGAACTGCTGCGTGCTGGATGAGGCGCTCCTGAGCTGCAACGCGGAGGAAGAGGCGTTGCAGAGCCGAAGAAGGGATCGACTCTGTCATGAGGTCGGAACCTATTGCAGCCGCTGCGCGTTCGGAAACGAACCCGGATGCGGCGGACCGGGGAACTTCTGCGTCGAGAGATCGGCCGCCTTCTGCTGTTTCGGCTCGAAGCTTTCCCGCATCGTCCAGGAACAGGGGCGGGCCCAGCTTCAGAGCTTTGTCCCGGACGGTTTGTGGGATCTTGACCCGGGAGAGGGGGTTTCCCCCAATTGCGCCGGCTACTCCCCCGCGCAGCTTCAGATGATCGATTTCAGCCGGATCGATCTCTCCGAATATTTCGGCGATATCCGGGCCCGGTCGCAGGACCGGATCGAACAAGAGATGGGAAATCAGATCGATGAGTTCTACCGGAACACACGGCCATAA